In the genome of Myxococcus stipitatus, one region contains:
- the thiD gene encoding bifunctional hydroxymethylpyrimidine kinase/phosphomethylpyrimidine kinase has translation MRRMQTSSSVPTALTVAGSDSGGGAGIQADLNTFSYHRVHGTTALTAITAQNTRGVTRVDVMPPEAVAAQMDAVAEDLRVGAVKTGMLVNADIISVVAWRLKSLKLGSLVVDPVMVSRAGARLIDDSAVGALKQHLLPLADIVTPNRHEAELLAGLELRTLDDMREAARRIHQLGPRAVLVKGGGMTGELRGLDVWFDGERMEALFLRAVKTQNTHGTGCTLSAAITAGLALGQDAWEATRRAKEFVTAALEHPLHLGQGHGPFSHFSPLNRPG, from the coding sequence CGCCGGCATCCAGGCCGACCTGAACACCTTCTCGTATCACCGCGTGCACGGCACCACCGCGCTCACGGCCATCACCGCGCAGAACACCCGAGGCGTCACCCGGGTCGACGTGATGCCCCCGGAGGCCGTCGCCGCGCAGATGGACGCTGTCGCGGAGGACCTTCGCGTCGGCGCGGTGAAGACGGGCATGCTCGTCAACGCGGACATCATCTCCGTCGTCGCGTGGCGGCTGAAGTCCTTGAAGCTGGGCTCGCTCGTGGTGGACCCCGTCATGGTGTCGCGTGCCGGAGCGCGCCTCATCGACGACTCGGCGGTCGGCGCCTTGAAGCAGCACCTGCTCCCGCTCGCGGACATCGTCACGCCCAACCGCCACGAGGCGGAGCTGCTCGCGGGCCTGGAGCTGCGCACGCTGGACGACATGCGAGAGGCCGCGCGGCGCATCCATCAGCTCGGCCCGCGCGCGGTGCTCGTCAAGGGCGGGGGCATGACGGGGGAGCTCCGGGGCCTGGACGTCTGGTTCGACGGCGAGCGGATGGAGGCGCTGTTCCTTCGCGCGGTGAAGACGCAGAACACCCATGGCACGGGCTGCACCCTCTCCGCGGCCATCACCGCCGGGCTCGCGCTGGGACAGGACGCATGGGAGGCCACCCGACGCGCCAAGGAGTTCGTCACCGCGGCGCTGGAGCACCCGCTGCACCTGGGACAGGGCCACGGCCCGTTCAGCCACTTCTCCCCGCTGAACCGGCCCGGCTGA
- a CDS encoding YciI family protein: MKYLLMIYENEKIWESLSQEETQKILGEYAVFTESLEKSGSYIAAEALEPTPTATTVRIRDGKRLTTDGPFAETREQLGGFYLVEAKDLDEAIAMASRIPNARTGSIEIRPIMDYSKNMG, encoded by the coding sequence ATGAAGTACCTGCTGATGATCTACGAGAACGAGAAGATCTGGGAGTCGCTCTCTCAAGAGGAGACCCAGAAGATCCTCGGCGAATACGCCGTCTTCACGGAGTCGCTCGAGAAGAGCGGGAGCTACATCGCGGCGGAGGCCCTGGAGCCGACGCCCACCGCGACCACCGTGCGCATCCGCGACGGCAAGCGGCTGACGACGGATGGCCCGTTCGCGGAGACGCGCGAGCAGCTGGGGGGCTTCTATCTGGTGGAGGCGAAGGACCTCGATGAGGCCATCGCCATGGCCTCGCGCATTCCCAACGCGCGGACCGGCTCCATCGAGATTCGCCCCATCATGGACTACTCCAAGAACATGGGCTGA
- a CDS encoding RNA polymerase sigma factor, whose protein sequence is MSPWLSILEQTYRTDHGRIVATLIRVMGGDFASAEELVQEAFEAALQQWPQDGVPAEPRAWLIRAARNKAVDRMRRGVRLGTRVDELEVLARLEQELSTAPDGADWQAHPDDSLRLLFTCCHPALAVDIQVALALRTLCGLTTEEIARAFLVPPATMAQRLVRAQRKIRDAGIPYVIPALDALAERTHGVLHAIYLLFSEGYAATEGDALLRVDLCAEALRLARLARSLLPRNGEVASLLSMLLLHHSRHRARVAQDGGLVLLDRQDRSLWDASEMEEGLAQLEAALALGAFGPYTIQAAIAALHAQARRPEDTDWEQISALYHRLSELAPGPVVELNRAAAVAMAKGPEHGLALVDDLEASGRLTSYHLLPAARAELLRRLGRREESAAAYRRALALVRTEPERRFLEERLREVI, encoded by the coding sequence ATGTCTCCCTGGCTGTCCATCCTCGAGCAGACCTACCGCACGGACCACGGCCGCATCGTGGCCACGCTCATCCGGGTCATGGGCGGAGACTTCGCGTCGGCGGAGGAGCTGGTGCAGGAGGCCTTCGAGGCGGCGCTCCAGCAGTGGCCCCAGGACGGAGTGCCCGCCGAGCCCCGGGCGTGGCTCATCCGCGCCGCGCGCAACAAGGCCGTGGACCGGATGCGGCGCGGCGTGAGGCTCGGGACCCGGGTGGATGAGCTGGAGGTGCTGGCCCGGCTCGAACAAGAGCTCTCCACCGCTCCCGATGGCGCGGATTGGCAGGCCCACCCGGACGACTCGCTCCGGCTGCTCTTCACCTGCTGCCACCCCGCGCTGGCGGTCGACATCCAGGTGGCGCTCGCGCTGCGGACCTTGTGTGGCTTGACGACCGAGGAGATCGCCCGAGCCTTCCTCGTTCCGCCGGCGACGATGGCGCAGCGCCTGGTGCGCGCGCAGCGCAAGATTCGCGACGCGGGCATCCCCTACGTCATCCCCGCGCTGGATGCGCTGGCCGAGCGCACCCACGGCGTGCTGCACGCCATCTACCTGCTGTTCTCGGAGGGCTACGCCGCCACGGAGGGAGACGCCCTGCTGCGCGTGGACCTGTGCGCGGAGGCGCTGCGGCTGGCGCGACTGGCGCGCTCGCTGCTCCCTCGCAATGGCGAGGTGGCCTCCCTCCTGTCCATGCTGCTCCTGCACCACTCCCGCCACCGCGCGCGGGTGGCCCAGGACGGAGGACTGGTGCTGCTGGACCGGCAGGACCGGAGCTTGTGGGACGCGTCGGAGATGGAGGAGGGGTTGGCGCAGCTGGAGGCCGCGCTCGCCCTGGGCGCGTTCGGGCCCTACACGATTCAGGCGGCCATCGCCGCGCTGCACGCGCAGGCCAGACGCCCCGAGGACACCGACTGGGAGCAGATCTCCGCGCTCTATCACCGGCTGTCCGAGCTGGCCCCTGGACCCGTGGTGGAGCTCAACCGCGCGGCCGCGGTGGCGATGGCGAAGGGGCCCGAGCATGGCCTCGCGCTGGTCGATGACCTGGAGGCCTCCGGAAGGCTCACCTCCTATCACCTGCTCCCCGCGGCGCGCGCGGAGCTGCTGCGCAGACTGGGACGCAGAGAGGAATCCGCGGCGGCGTATCGCCGGGCCCTGGCCCTGGTGCGCACCGAGCCCGAACGTCGCTTCCTGGAGGAGCGGCTGCGCGAAGTGATTTGA
- a CDS encoding S8 family serine peptidase produces MRKFRLSSPVCLLSSLLALGGCADSTPREPAPQAPVAQRIPHRYIVMLRPSTTTSATKGMGTQEKVMGLASKYDAKVARTYSHALQGFVAELDDSRVEALRADPDVALVEQDLKVRLHQVAGTVPWNLDRLDQKDLPLDGRYQPGLTGAGVHAYVLDTGIRSTHTEFQGRMGNGFDALTPGGDAEDCHGHGTHVAGLLGGTTWGVAKAVTLHPVRAIDCEGEGTASGIVAALDWVIANHQSPAVANLSLGFEASEVIDQAVRNAVAAGITTVVAAGNDTVDACGISPARAPEVITVGATNKDHAKASFSNYGPCVDVFAPGEDIESAGVVDDTASAPYSGTSMATPHVAGAVALFLGAHPSATPAQARDALIAAAVPGRVANVMPTTPNLLLQTDFTTVAGDHHQPWAHILTPFSRSTVRDTSRVHVLAVDDSGIRRVDFWVDGLLRGSDDTFPFEFAWDTLQELNGPAVLEVRAYDTSLKGHRSAPVAVTVRNRGIADFDPELLAPRCTALTSSCGTGRLVEGMGTSGPERNQPNTLGASCPDGYGTYYVSTSLEGLRITSQDGGPLTAGRVVTISAKVAGAGSWLSPVDLFHAADARNPNWTYLGQLPFPESGATELSTTFVLPPGGLQAIRGVAGFNPMQASCTPEGWADHDDLVFPVANPTP; encoded by the coding sequence ATGCGGAAGTTCCGCCTGTCGTCACCCGTCTGTCTTCTGTCTTCCCTCCTCGCCCTCGGTGGCTGCGCCGACTCGACGCCCCGCGAGCCCGCGCCCCAGGCCCCCGTCGCGCAACGCATTCCCCATCGCTACATCGTCATGCTGCGTCCCTCGACGACCACGAGCGCCACCAAGGGAATGGGCACACAAGAGAAGGTGATGGGACTCGCGAGCAAATATGACGCGAAGGTCGCGCGCACCTATTCCCATGCACTCCAGGGCTTCGTGGCGGAGCTGGATGACTCACGCGTGGAGGCCCTTCGCGCGGACCCGGACGTCGCGCTCGTCGAGCAGGACCTCAAGGTCCGGCTCCATCAGGTCGCGGGGACCGTCCCGTGGAACCTGGACCGCCTGGACCAGAAGGACCTGCCGCTCGATGGCCGCTACCAGCCCGGGCTGACCGGCGCGGGAGTCCACGCCTACGTCCTCGACACGGGCATCCGCTCCACGCACACGGAGTTCCAGGGGCGGATGGGGAACGGCTTCGACGCGCTGACGCCTGGAGGTGACGCGGAGGACTGCCACGGCCATGGGACGCACGTGGCGGGTCTGCTGGGAGGCACGACGTGGGGCGTGGCCAAGGCGGTGACGCTGCATCCCGTGCGCGCCATTGATTGCGAGGGAGAAGGCACCGCGTCGGGCATCGTCGCGGCCCTCGACTGGGTCATCGCGAATCACCAGTCCCCCGCCGTCGCCAACCTGAGCCTCGGCTTCGAGGCCTCCGAAGTCATCGACCAGGCGGTCCGCAACGCCGTGGCCGCGGGCATCACCACCGTCGTGGCCGCGGGCAATGACACGGTGGACGCCTGCGGCATCTCCCCCGCCCGCGCCCCGGAAGTCATCACGGTGGGAGCGACGAACAAGGACCACGCCAAGGCCAGCTTCTCCAACTACGGCCCCTGCGTGGACGTGTTCGCCCCCGGAGAGGACATCGAGTCGGCGGGCGTCGTGGACGACACGGCCTCCGCGCCCTACTCCGGCACGTCCATGGCCACGCCCCATGTCGCGGGCGCCGTGGCGCTCTTCCTGGGGGCACATCCCTCCGCGACACCCGCGCAGGCCCGGGACGCGCTCATCGCCGCGGCCGTGCCGGGGCGCGTGGCGAACGTGATGCCGACCACGCCCAACCTGCTCCTCCAGACGGACTTCACCACCGTGGCCGGTGACCACCACCAGCCCTGGGCCCACATCCTCACTCCCTTTTCTCGGAGCACGGTCCGGGACACCTCGCGGGTGCACGTGCTGGCCGTGGATGACTCCGGCATCCGGCGCGTGGACTTCTGGGTCGATGGCCTGCTCCGCGGAAGCGACGACACCTTCCCGTTCGAGTTCGCCTGGGACACTCTCCAGGAGCTCAACGGCCCCGCGGTGCTTGAGGTCCGCGCCTATGACACCAGCCTCAAGGGCCACCGCTCCGCGCCCGTCGCGGTGACGGTGCGCAACCGAGGCATCGCCGACTTCGACCCGGAGCTCCTCGCCCCCCGCTGCACGGCCCTGACGTCCTCGTGCGGCACCGGGCGCCTCGTGGAGGGCATGGGCACCTCGGGCCCCGAGCGCAACCAGCCCAACACGCTGGGCGCCTCGTGCCCGGATGGCTATGGGACCTATTACGTCAGCACCTCGCTGGAGGGGCTGCGCATCACCAGCCAGGACGGAGGCCCGCTCACGGCGGGACGCGTGGTGACGATCTCCGCGAAGGTCGCGGGTGCCGGGAGCTGGCTGAGCCCCGTGGACCTCTTCCACGCGGCGGACGCGCGCAACCCGAACTGGACGTACCTCGGGCAGCTCCCCTTCCCGGAGTCGGGAGCCACCGAGCTCTCCACCACCTTCGTCCTCCC